From Erwinia pyri, a single genomic window includes:
- the osmY gene encoding osmoprotectant ABC transporter permease OsmY, whose amino-acid sequence MQHHTLLRRALLAVIFIAVVIGLLVYGLGIETIKARKVDLLYLGQQHMLLVFWSMLFALLVGIPSGILLSRPFARKWAEYVMQIFNVGNTLPPLAVLALAMVVLGIGDRPAIIALFLASLLPIVRNTYSGLCSVPASLTEAAKGIGMTKGQRLRQVELPNAWPVMLSGIRVATAINVGTAPLAFLIGASSYGELIFPGIYLNDFPTLILGAAATALFALILDMLLAGLGRILSPHTAV is encoded by the coding sequence ATGCAACATCATACTCTGCTCCGGCGCGCTCTACTCGCCGTGATCTTTATCGCTGTCGTCATTGGCCTGCTGGTTTACGGCCTTGGGATTGAGACGATTAAAGCCCGTAAGGTCGATCTGCTTTACCTTGGTCAGCAACATATGCTGCTGGTGTTCTGGTCAATGCTCTTCGCCCTGCTGGTCGGTATTCCCAGCGGGATCCTCCTCAGCCGCCCTTTCGCCCGCAAATGGGCTGAATATGTCATGCAGATCTTCAACGTCGGTAATACTCTTCCGCCGCTTGCCGTACTGGCGCTGGCGATGGTGGTACTGGGGATCGGCGATCGTCCTGCCATTATCGCGCTGTTCCTGGCTTCCTTACTGCCAATTGTCCGTAACACCTACTCCGGTCTCTGCTCGGTACCTGCTTCTCTGACTGAAGCGGCTAAGGGCATCGGCATGACTAAAGGCCAGCGGTTACGCCAGGTCGAACTACCCAACGCCTGGCCGGTTATGCTTTCCGGCATTCGCGTGGCAACAGCTATTAACGTCGGCACCGCGCCGCTGGCGTTTCTGATTGGCGCCAGCAGCTATGGCGAGCTGATCTTCCCCGGCATTTACCTTAATGACTTCCCTACGCTAATCCTTGGCGCCGCAGCAACAGCGTTATTTGCGCTGATCCTCGATATGCTGCTGGCTGGCCTGGGCCGTATTTTAAGCCCTCACACGGCCGTATAA
- a CDS encoding YnfA family protein gives MLFFKTTLLFFLTAIAEIVGCFLPWLWLKKSGSIILLIPAACSLALFVWLLTLHPAASGRVYAAYGGVYVVTALIWLRFVDGVKLTHYDWLGATVAFCGMLIIVAGWGRA, from the coding sequence ATGCTGTTTTTCAAGACCACCTTGCTGTTTTTCCTCACGGCCATCGCCGAGATTGTAGGCTGTTTTCTGCCCTGGTTATGGCTCAAAAAGAGCGGCAGCATAATCCTGTTAATTCCTGCGGCATGCAGTCTGGCCTTATTTGTCTGGCTGCTTACGTTGCATCCGGCAGCCAGCGGCAGAGTTTACGCGGCCTACGGCGGTGTTTATGTGGTCACGGCATTAATCTGGCTGCGGTTTGTGGATGGCGTGAAGCTCACGCATTACGACTGGCTGGGTGCTACCGTAGCGTTTTGCGGCATGCTGATCATTGTTGCCGGGTGGGGAAGGGCTTAG
- a CDS encoding MFS transporter, translated as MKGFAVNRLSSSATLDDRVKHNQQPAPDSEYIERGTPQYVRVTLALFSAGLATFALLYCVQPIMPVLSHEFGVSPAASSLSLSLSTVLLALGLLVTGPLSDAVGRKSVMVTALLLAACCTLLSAVMTSWHGILIMRALIGLSLSGVAAVGMTYLSEEMHPGVIAFSMGLYISGNSIGGMSGRLLSGVITDFSSWRVAVTVIGCFALASALMFWKILPPSRHFRPASLKPHSLLINFRLHWRDNGLPLLFAQGFLLMGAFVTLFNYIGYRLLAPPYFMSQAIVGLLSVVYLTGSWSSPKAGLMTAKFGRAPVLLFAIGMMIVGVLMTLFSSVWLILPGMMLFTAGFFAGHTVASGWIGPRARRAKGQASSLYLFSYYLGSSVAGTVGGVFWHQLGWQGITAFITLLLTAALLVGVRLRSKQL; from the coding sequence CTGAAAGGATTTGCAGTGAATCGCTTATCATCTTCTGCGACGCTGGACGATCGCGTTAAGCATAATCAGCAACCTGCTCCCGATAGTGAATATATCGAGCGCGGTACTCCGCAATACGTGCGCGTGACGCTGGCCCTGTTTTCAGCCGGATTGGCTACCTTCGCCCTTCTCTATTGCGTACAGCCCATTATGCCCGTGCTGTCGCATGAATTTGGGGTTTCACCGGCCGCCAGCAGCCTTTCGCTCTCGCTCTCTACCGTGCTGCTGGCGCTGGGTTTACTGGTGACGGGGCCGCTCTCTGATGCCGTCGGGCGGAAATCCGTGATGGTGACCGCGCTGCTTCTGGCCGCATGCTGTACGCTGCTTTCAGCCGTCATGACCAGCTGGCATGGGATCCTGATTATGCGGGCGCTTATCGGCTTGTCGCTAAGCGGCGTGGCTGCGGTGGGCATGACCTATCTCAGTGAGGAGATGCACCCCGGAGTCATCGCCTTCTCGATGGGACTCTATATCAGCGGTAACTCTATCGGCGGAATGAGCGGCAGGCTGCTAAGCGGCGTGATCACCGATTTCAGCTCATGGCGTGTGGCTGTAACGGTCATCGGCTGTTTCGCTCTCGCCTCTGCCCTGATGTTCTGGAAAATCCTGCCGCCTTCGCGCCATTTCCGTCCCGCCTCCTTGAAACCCCACAGTCTGCTGATTAATTTCAGGCTGCACTGGCGCGATAACGGTCTTCCGCTACTGTTTGCGCAGGGATTTCTGCTGATGGGTGCCTTTGTCACGCTGTTTAATTACATCGGCTATCGCCTGCTGGCACCGCCTTACTTTATGAGTCAGGCCATTGTCGGCCTGCTTTCAGTGGTCTATCTCACCGGCTCATGGAGTTCGCCAAAAGCGGGTTTGATGACGGCTAAGTTTGGTCGTGCCCCGGTGCTGCTGTTTGCGATTGGTATGATGATCGTGGGCGTGCTGATGACGCTGTTCAGCTCCGTCTGGCTGATCCTGCCAGGTATGATGCTGTTTACCGCCGGCTTTTTTGCCGGGCATACGGTGGCCAGCGGCTGGATCGGCCCGCGTGCCAGAAGGGCTAAGGGCCAGGCCAGTTCACTCTATCTGTTCAGTTATTATCTGGGTTCCAGCGTGGCCGGGACGGTGGGCGGGGTCTTCTGGCATCAGTTAGGCTGGCAGGGGATTACCGCTTTTATCACTCTACTGCTGACGGCGGCATTGCTGGTGGGGGTACGTCTCAGGAGTAAACAGCTGTAA
- a CDS encoding MDR family MFS transporter: MSDTAQHQVTHRHWILVAAMLAMFMAAIEVTIVATAMPTIIAELGGFSQFGWVFSIYLLTQAVSVPVYGRLADLWGRKRVFFIGTSLFLAGSVLCGFATNMAWLILFRAFQGLGAGAIMPLTSTIIADVYPPKERASIQGWLSSVWGIAAITGPLTGAWIVQHFNWALIFWVNVPIGIVSMLMLARWFPESHNEKAQKLNLAGSAWLMLTVSALLTALLQAESLGYWAFVLIAVALLAGIALLRHEKGADEPLFPMAIWRSRTLVAGNAGNLVIGAAMMGISAFLPTWIQGVNGGTPLQAGSALAMMSIGWPLASTLSGRLMQKTSYRFTAQTGAVLLILGTSLLLTLHSSSSVLHAALSAFVIGTGMGMTSTTFLIAVQNTAEFSIRGICTASIMFSRMLGSALGTAVMGAVLNYNLMVRLPGHDDPVQQIMSQPQRDALGQGVLHSMVNEVAHSLHWVFVVSVGIAVASLLIARWVPATKPH, translated from the coding sequence ATGTCTGATACAGCTCAACACCAGGTGACGCATCGCCACTGGATCCTGGTTGCCGCTATGCTGGCGATGTTTATGGCGGCCATTGAGGTGACCATCGTCGCTACGGCGATGCCGACCATTATTGCTGAGCTCGGTGGGTTTTCGCAGTTTGGCTGGGTTTTTTCCATCTACTTGCTGACCCAGGCAGTAAGCGTGCCTGTTTATGGCCGTCTGGCAGATTTGTGGGGCAGAAAGCGAGTCTTTTTCATCGGCACCTCGCTGTTCCTGGCAGGCTCTGTTCTTTGCGGCTTTGCCACTAACATGGCCTGGCTTATTCTGTTCAGGGCTTTCCAGGGACTTGGCGCCGGGGCGATCATGCCACTGACTTCCACCATCATCGCCGACGTCTATCCCCCTAAAGAGCGCGCCAGCATTCAGGGCTGGCTCTCCAGCGTCTGGGGCATAGCCGCTATAACCGGCCCGTTAACGGGCGCGTGGATTGTGCAGCACTTCAACTGGGCGCTGATCTTCTGGGTCAACGTGCCCATTGGGATTGTCTCCATGCTGATGCTGGCCCGCTGGTTCCCTGAATCCCACAATGAGAAGGCGCAAAAGCTGAACCTGGCGGGTAGCGCCTGGCTGATGCTGACCGTCAGCGCGTTGCTGACTGCGTTATTACAGGCGGAATCACTGGGTTACTGGGCTTTCGTGCTGATTGCGGTGGCTTTGTTGGCGGGAATAGCGCTGTTGCGCCATGAAAAAGGGGCCGATGAACCGCTCTTTCCGATGGCGATCTGGCGCAGCCGTACGCTGGTGGCAGGCAACGCCGGCAATCTGGTTATCGGCGCTGCCATGATGGGGATCAGCGCCTTTTTACCTACCTGGATCCAGGGCGTAAACGGCGGAACGCCGCTCCAGGCGGGGAGCGCGCTAGCAATGATGTCCATTGGCTGGCCGCTGGCCAGTACCCTGAGCGGACGGCTGATGCAAAAAACATCCTACCGTTTTACTGCCCAAACAGGGGCCGTACTGCTGATTCTGGGAACCTCATTACTGTTAACCCTGCACAGCAGCAGCTCGGTTCTGCATGCCGCACTCTCTGCTTTTGTTATTGGCACTGGCATGGGAATGACCAGTACTACCTTCCTGATTGCCGTGCAGAATACGGCAGAGTTCTCTATCCGGGGTATTTGCACCGCATCCATTATGTTCAGCCGTATGCTGGGTTCAGCGCTGGGAACGGCAGTGATGGGGGCAGTACTGAATTACAATCTGATGGTTCGCCTGCCGGGGCATGACGATCCGGTACAGCAGATCATGTCCCAGCCGCAGCGCGATGCGCTCGGTCAGGGGGTGCTGCATTCTATGGTGAATGAAGTCGCGCATTCACTGCACTGGGTTTTTGTGGTATCGGTAGGGATCGCCGTGGCCAGCCTGCTGATCGCTCGCTGGGTTCCTGCAACCAAGCCGCATTAA
- a CDS encoding DUF1161 domain-containing protein produces MKQYSWMLAAVMIAAPLAVQASCETVKADINQKIINNGVAAGDFTLDVVPNDQVDQAGGQVVGHCANDTQKIVYKRNGSESESVPASTGTSQDAPAS; encoded by the coding sequence ATGAAACAGTATTCGTGGATGTTAGCCGCAGTGATGATCGCCGCGCCGCTGGCCGTACAGGCCTCCTGCGAGACGGTAAAAGCGGACATTAATCAGAAAATCATTAATAACGGCGTTGCCGCCGGTGATTTTACCTTGGATGTTGTGCCAAATGATCAGGTCGATCAGGCGGGTGGACAGGTTGTTGGGCACTGCGCGAACGATACGCAAAAAATCGTTTATAAGCGCAACGGTTCAGAGAGCGAATCTGTCCCGGCCAGCACCGGAACCTCTCAGGATGCCCCTGCCTCCTGA
- the osmW gene encoding osmoprotectant ABC transporter permease OsmW: MDTLHYIIDNWSYLATLTFQHLWLVALAVGMAIVIGVPLGIVIVRYKWLATPVLGLATIVLTIPSIALFGLMIPLFSLVGQGIGVLPAVTAVFLYSLLPIVRNTHTALENIPPGLREAGRGIGMTFSQRLRWVEIPMALPVIFGGIRTAVVMNVGVMAIAAVIGAGGLGLLLLDGISGSDIRMLIAGALMICLLAIILDWLLHRLQLALTPKGIR, translated from the coding sequence ATGGACACCCTTCACTATATTATTGATAACTGGAGCTATCTGGCCACACTGACCTTCCAGCATCTCTGGCTTGTGGCGCTGGCTGTGGGCATGGCGATCGTCATCGGCGTGCCGCTGGGGATTGTTATCGTTCGTTATAAATGGCTGGCGACACCGGTCCTCGGCCTGGCGACCATTGTGCTCACCATCCCTTCCATTGCACTGTTTGGCCTGATGATCCCGCTGTTTTCGCTGGTGGGCCAGGGGATTGGAGTGTTGCCTGCGGTAACCGCAGTGTTCCTCTACTCGCTGCTCCCTATCGTGCGCAACACCCATACGGCACTGGAGAATATTCCACCGGGACTTCGCGAAGCGGGTCGCGGGATTGGTATGACTTTCTCACAGCGTTTGCGCTGGGTTGAGATCCCGATGGCGCTGCCGGTGATTTTTGGCGGCATTCGTACCGCAGTAGTGATGAACGTAGGCGTAATGGCCATTGCCGCCGTGATTGGTGCCGGCGGACTGGGCCTGCTGCTGCTGGATGGTATCAGCGGCAGCGATATCCGCATGCTGATTGCAGGCGCGCTGATGATCTGCCTGCTGGCAATTATTCTCGACTGGCTGCTGCACCGCCTGCAGCTGGCGCTGACTCCGAAGGGGATTCGATAA
- a CDS encoding glycine betaine ABC transporter substrate-binding protein → MTRWVRYTALALGATLAMSATAAAEPIRMATKSFTEQHILSALTTQYLRKKGFQVEPKTNIATTIGRNAMINKQIDMTWEYTGTSLIIFNHINKPMSSEEAYNTVKKLDAKLGLVWLNPAPMNNTYAFAMQRKRADVEHIETMSQLVAKIEDIRKNDPDHNWMLGLDLEFAGRSDGMKPLQKAYNMPLDRPQIRQMDPGLVYNAIRDGFVDAGLVYTTDGRVKGFDLKILKDDKGFFPSYAVTPVVTQATLDSHPGLAEALNSLSPLITDDAITEMNKRVDIDHQSPQKVASDFLKSKGLI, encoded by the coding sequence ATGACCCGTTGGGTCAGATATACCGCGCTGGCGCTGGGAGCCACGCTGGCGATGAGCGCTACCGCAGCGGCCGAACCGATCAGAATGGCAACCAAAAGCTTTACCGAGCAGCACATTCTCTCTGCCCTGACCACGCAGTATCTTCGTAAAAAAGGGTTCCAGGTAGAGCCCAAAACCAATATTGCCACCACTATTGGCCGTAATGCGATGATCAACAAGCAGATTGATATGACCTGGGAGTACACCGGCACCTCGCTGATTATTTTCAACCATATCAATAAGCCAATGTCGTCTGAAGAGGCCTATAACACGGTGAAAAAACTGGATGCCAAACTGGGTCTGGTCTGGCTCAATCCCGCGCCGATGAATAATACCTATGCGTTCGCTATGCAGCGTAAACGTGCTGATGTAGAGCACATTGAAACGATGTCACAGCTGGTGGCCAAAATTGAAGATATCCGCAAAAACGACCCGGACCATAACTGGATGCTGGGCCTGGATCTGGAGTTTGCCGGACGTTCAGACGGTATGAAGCCGTTGCAGAAAGCCTATAACATGCCGCTGGATCGGCCGCAGATCCGGCAGATGGATCCCGGACTGGTTTATAACGCTATCCGGGATGGTTTTGTGGATGCCGGGCTGGTCTACACCACCGATGGCCGCGTGAAGGGTTTCGATCTGAAAATCCTGAAAGATGATAAAGGTTTCTTCCCAAGCTATGCCGTTACGCCGGTAGTGACCCAGGCCACGCTCGATTCACATCCCGGCTTGGCCGAAGCGCTTAACAGCCTGTCGCCACTGATCACCGATGATGCGATTACCGAAATGAACAAACGCGTTGATATCGATCATCAGTCTCCGCAGAAGGTGGCAAGTGATTTCCTGAAATCTAAAGGTTTGATCTGA
- the bioD gene encoding dethiobiotin synthase yields the protein MLKQLFVTGTDTEVGKTVVSRALLQKLTEGNKLTVGYKPVAKSSQQTEEGPRNKDALILQSSSSLQLPYAAINPVTALDDELSTSRDTAIDYSTLSAGLRSLAAQADYVVVEGTGGWRSLMNDLRPLSEWAVEEKLPVVMVVGIKLGCLSHALLTAEAIQNDGLPLLGWVANRINPGLAHYAEIISVLSSKIQAPLLGELPYLPRAETRDLAKYLDLSALKL from the coding sequence ATATTGAAGCAGTTATTTGTCACTGGCACCGATACCGAGGTGGGGAAAACAGTGGTCAGCCGTGCGCTTTTGCAGAAACTGACAGAAGGCAATAAACTCACCGTGGGCTACAAGCCTGTAGCCAAAAGCAGCCAGCAAACGGAGGAGGGGCCGCGTAATAAAGATGCGCTGATTTTACAATCTTCCTCTTCATTGCAGCTACCCTATGCCGCGATCAATCCGGTCACAGCACTGGATGATGAGCTCAGCACCAGCCGCGATACCGCTATCGATTACTCCACGCTGAGCGCCGGTCTGCGATCGCTGGCAGCGCAGGCAGATTATGTGGTTGTTGAGGGAACGGGTGGCTGGCGAAGCCTGATGAACGATCTCAGACCGTTGTCGGAATGGGCTGTTGAAGAGAAGCTTCCGGTAGTGATGGTGGTAGGGATCAAGCTCGGTTGCCTGAGCCATGCGTTACTGACCGCGGAAGCTATCCAGAATGATGGCCTGCCGCTGTTGGGCTGGGTTGCCAACCGCATCAACCCTGGCCTGGCACACTATGCCGAGATCATTAGCGTGCTGAGCAGCAAAATTCAGGCGCCGTTGCTGGGTGAGCTACCCTATTTACCGCGTGCCGAAACGCGGGATCTGGCAAAATATCTGGATCTGAGTGCGCTGAAATTGTGA
- the mlc gene encoding sugar metabolism global transcriptional regulator Mlc, with translation MQICFILKRENNQEQGVIVDGQPGHIDQIKQTNAGAVYRLIDRCGPISRIELSKKAQLAPASITKIVREMLEAHLVQETEFQEPGSRGRPAVGLILDTKAWHYLSVSIGHGDILLALRDLSNQLVTEESCPLPVTESEPLLNRIIAEIDAFFIRHQKKLERLTAIAITLPGILNARSGIVHRMPFYHVTDMPLGPELEKRTGLPVYIQHDVSAWTLAESLFGASQQARDVIQVVIDHQVGAGVITSGKLLHNGSSTLVEIGHTQVDPQGKQCYCGNHGCLETVASSDSLLELAEQRLRTGEASSLQGQPLSIDRLCKAAMQDDALAKELIAGVGQSVGRIVAIMVNLFNPQKILIGSPLNQAQSILFPAIADAIHRQALPAYSQQIEVEPAYFHQVGTMRGAALVKDALYDGTLLVKLLQG, from the coding sequence ATGCAGATATGCTTTATTTTGAAGCGTGAAAATAACCAGGAGCAGGGTGTGATAGTGGACGGCCAGCCAGGCCATATTGACCAGATCAAACAGACCAATGCAGGGGCCGTTTATCGCCTGATTGACCGTTGTGGTCCCATTTCGCGCATCGAACTGTCTAAAAAAGCGCAGCTCGCCCCCGCCAGCATTACCAAAATTGTGCGTGAGATGCTGGAAGCGCATCTGGTACAGGAAACCGAGTTTCAGGAACCGGGAAGCCGCGGACGGCCTGCCGTTGGTTTGATCCTCGACACCAAAGCCTGGCACTACCTCTCGGTGAGTATTGGCCACGGCGATATCCTGCTGGCTTTACGCGACTTAAGCAATCAACTGGTTACTGAAGAGAGCTGCCCGCTGCCCGTGACGGAGAGCGAGCCGCTGTTAAACAGGATCATCGCAGAAATTGACGCTTTTTTTATCCGCCATCAAAAGAAGCTGGAGCGCCTTACGGCGATAGCCATTACGCTGCCCGGCATTTTAAACGCCCGCAGCGGCATCGTTCACCGCATGCCTTTTTATCACGTCACCGATATGCCTCTCGGACCAGAGCTTGAGAAACGCACCGGACTACCGGTCTATATCCAGCATGATGTCTCTGCCTGGACGCTGGCCGAGTCGCTTTTTGGTGCTTCGCAGCAGGCCAGAGACGTCATTCAGGTCGTGATCGATCATCAGGTGGGCGCTGGCGTGATCACCAGTGGAAAGCTGTTGCATAACGGCAGTAGTACGCTGGTAGAGATCGGCCATACGCAGGTCGATCCTCAGGGTAAGCAGTGCTACTGCGGCAATCACGGCTGCCTGGAAACGGTTGCCAGTAGCGATAGTCTGTTAGAGCTGGCCGAACAACGCCTGCGAACGGGTGAAGCAAGCAGCCTGCAGGGGCAGCCTCTGAGCATTGACCGGCTGTGCAAAGCGGCAATGCAGGACGATGCGCTGGCAAAAGAGCTGATAGCGGGCGTTGGGCAGAGCGTAGGGCGGATCGTCGCCATCATGGTTAATCTCTTTAATCCACAAAAAATTCTGATTGGTTCGCCGCTTAATCAGGCCCAGTCAATTCTGTTCCCCGCCATCGCTGACGCGATTCATCGTCAGGCCTTACCTGCTTACAGCCAGCAGATTGAAGTTGAGCCTGCGTATTTCCATCAGGTTGGAACAATGCGGGGCGCGGCCCTGGTTAAGGATGCGCTTTATGATGGCACCTTGCTGGTAAAGCTGCTGCAGGGATAA
- a CDS encoding DUF1283 family protein has protein sequence MKQWQKHLSKAALPLVLFGALFSIQQSAQAKTDRLIIQDGDNALSNEQARQEKEQWDETHRLRSKVNTRVEKNFDKADRAVDTRDACDQSLNVNAYWEPNTLRCLDRRTGRPVAP, from the coding sequence ATGAAACAATGGCAAAAACATCTGAGCAAGGCCGCTCTGCCGCTGGTGCTTTTTGGCGCCCTGTTCAGCATACAGCAGAGTGCTCAGGCCAAAACCGATCGCTTAATTATTCAGGATGGCGATAACGCATTAAGTAACGAGCAGGCGCGTCAGGAGAAAGAGCAGTGGGATGAAACTCACCGGCTACGCAGTAAAGTAAACACGCGCGTTGAAAAGAACTTTGATAAAGCAGACCGCGCCGTTGATACCCGTGACGCCTGCGACCAGAGCCTTAACGTTAATGCTTACTGGGAACCGAACACCCTCCGCTGCCTCGACCGTCGTACTGGCCGTCCGGTTGCTCCCTGA
- the osmV gene encoding osmoprotectant ABC transporter ATP-binding protein OsmV — MIKLENLTKTFSQKNGNTFNAVDNVSLNVPEGEMCVLLGPSGCGKSTTLKMINRLIPSTSGKILINGEDTSGLDTVTLRRNIGYVIQQIGLFPNMTIEENITVVPRMLGWDKKRCRDRASELMSMVALDPKNFLHRYPRELSGGQQQRIGVIRALAADPPVLLMDEPFGAVDPINREAIQNEFLDMQRQLKKTVMLVSHDIDEALKLGDRIAVFGQGKIVQCASPDELLAKPANEFVGSFVGQDRTLKRLLLVQAGDVTDQQPTITVRKSTPLSEAFGMMDDNDMRSITVVDDDGKPLGFVKRREARGASGHCADMLNKFTVTGRAEENLRVVLSKLYEHNLVWMPIVDEEGRYSGEISQDYIADYLSSGRTRRVLNLA, encoded by the coding sequence ATGATAAAACTGGAAAACCTCACCAAAACTTTTAGCCAGAAAAACGGCAACACTTTTAACGCCGTAGACAACGTCAGCCTTAACGTGCCGGAAGGCGAAATGTGCGTGCTGCTCGGCCCTTCCGGCTGCGGCAAATCGACCACTCTCAAGATGATCAACCGCCTGATCCCCTCGACCAGCGGTAAGATTCTGATCAACGGTGAAGATACCAGCGGACTGGATACTGTTACCCTCCGCCGGAACATAGGTTATGTTATTCAGCAGATTGGTCTGTTCCCGAATATGACCATCGAGGAGAACATTACCGTGGTGCCCCGGATGCTGGGTTGGGACAAGAAACGTTGCCGCGATCGCGCCAGTGAGCTGATGAGTATGGTTGCGCTGGATCCCAAAAACTTCCTGCATCGCTACCCCCGCGAGTTGTCTGGCGGCCAGCAGCAGCGTATCGGCGTGATCCGCGCCCTGGCTGCCGATCCACCGGTTTTACTGATGGATGAACCTTTTGGCGCGGTCGACCCGATCAACCGTGAAGCGATCCAGAATGAATTCCTGGATATGCAACGACAGCTGAAGAAAACCGTGATGCTGGTCAGCCACGACATTGATGAAGCGCTGAAGCTGGGTGACCGCATTGCGGTATTTGGCCAGGGTAAAATCGTGCAGTGCGCCAGCCCGGATGAGCTTCTGGCAAAACCAGCTAACGAGTTTGTCGGATCTTTCGTCGGCCAGGACCGTACCCTGAAGCGACTGCTGTTAGTCCAGGCGGGTGACGTAACTGACCAGCAACCCACCATCACCGTCAGGAAAAGCACCCCGCTCTCTGAGGCATTCGGCATGATGGACGATAACGATATGCGCTCAATTACGGTAGTGGATGATGATGGCAAACCGCTCGGCTTTGTGAAACGTCGTGAGGCTCGCGGCGCGTCAGGTCACTGTGCCGATATGCTGAACAAATTTACCGTAACCGGACGCGCGGAAGAGAACCTGCGCGTTGTGCTGTCAAAGCTCTATGAGCACAATCTGGTCTGGATGCCAATTGTGGATGAAGAAGGCCGGTACAGCGGAGAAATTTCGCAGGACTATATTGCAGATTATCTGAGTTCAGGCCGTACCCGCCGGGTACTGAATCTGGCTTAA
- a CDS encoding LysR family transcriptional regulator translates to MNIELRHLRYFIAVAEELHFGRAAQRLNISQPPLSQQIQILEQQIGARLFARTNRSVQLTAAGLQFLNDARQIMQSVTQAADKAARLHRGEEGELRIGFTSSAPFITAVSDALFTFRQRHPGVHIQMQEINTRQQLDPLNEGRLDLGVMRNTPLPETLAHQLMLREPLCAVLPRDHRLAGKSAISVTELAQEPFVFFDPQVGTALYSETLALLQRYAIAPNIAQEVGEAMTILGLVATGLGISILPASFSRIRLDDVRWVALKEQDAWSEVWLVWSRRRETTAITEQMKTLLLASTVGGLTGS, encoded by the coding sequence ATGAATATTGAGCTGCGCCATCTGCGCTATTTTATTGCCGTAGCGGAAGAGCTCCATTTTGGCCGGGCGGCACAGCGTCTTAACATCTCCCAACCTCCGCTCAGCCAGCAGATCCAGATCCTTGAACAGCAGATCGGTGCACGACTCTTCGCCCGCACCAACCGAAGTGTTCAACTTACCGCAGCAGGTCTGCAGTTTCTTAATGATGCCAGGCAGATTATGCAGAGCGTAACGCAGGCTGCGGATAAAGCCGCCCGTCTGCACCGGGGAGAAGAGGGCGAGCTGCGGATTGGTTTTACCTCCTCCGCTCCCTTTATTACCGCCGTATCGGATGCCCTGTTCACTTTCCGTCAACGTCATCCGGGCGTCCATATTCAGATGCAGGAGATCAATACGCGTCAGCAGCTTGACCCCCTGAATGAGGGCCGGCTGGATCTGGGGGTGATGAGAAATACGCCGCTGCCGGAAACGCTTGCCCATCAGCTGATGCTGCGTGAACCGCTCTGTGCGGTTTTGCCACGCGATCATCGCCTGGCGGGTAAATCTGCAATCTCAGTCACGGAGCTGGCGCAGGAACCCTTTGTCTTTTTTGACCCGCAGGTCGGCACGGCGCTCTATAGCGAAACGCTCGCTCTTCTTCAGCGTTACGCTATTGCGCCTAATATTGCGCAGGAAGTGGGAGAGGCGATGACCATTCTTGGGCTGGTCGCCACGGGGTTAGGCATTTCAATTCTTCCTGCCTCCTTCAGCCGTATTCGTCTGGATGATGTCCGCTGGGTAGCGTTGAAAGAGCAGGATGCCTGGTCCGAAGTCTGGCTGGTCTGGTCGCGGCGGCGCGAGACCACTGCGATCACAGAACAGATGAAAACCCTGCTGCTGGCGTCAACCGTTGGCGGTTTAACCGGCAGCTGA